A window of Mucilaginibacter paludis DSM 18603 contains these coding sequences:
- a CDS encoding sensor histidine kinase: MKRKIRYLIWGCSLAITALAAIQSYFIYNTYILKEKEAQTAVRLELIRMETLINIDSVRNAWFVHGNALLRTQGITTAKSFFSSGAPALSRKVAQYINTNSVLHQYRTVYQVVINKVLLESPSGQTFTLTDRPWFGSGQLYGEQLVIHDLTTDNNINGGLVRNFTSRSGFAINGGGNSILREMLGLLIFSVLLLGVVILLFYLSIRSLITQKKISDMQTDFINNITHEFNTPLATLGVALSTVKDRLTGQPDPVLDNSVATIDRQQQRLRKLIGQVISHTAGPQQLRLQRELIHMPGFIAELLEDFKLSSPQTELIAELDSQIAAIKADRFHLTTAIVNILDNAVKYGGGQVIVTTVAETDTYQIAIRDNGQGITESDQSRIFEKFYRSEKGDIHNTKGLGLGLYYSEQVITAHGGKILLQSGTGQGSTFTLILPR; the protein is encoded by the coding sequence ATGAAGCGCAAAATAAGATACCTGATCTGGGGATGCAGCCTGGCGATAACGGCACTGGCGGCGATCCAGTCTTATTTTATTTACAATACGTATATCCTCAAAGAGAAAGAAGCGCAAACCGCGGTACGCCTGGAACTGATCCGGATGGAGACCCTGATCAATATCGATTCGGTCCGGAATGCCTGGTTTGTTCATGGTAACGCCCTGCTGCGTACGCAGGGTATCACAACGGCCAAAAGTTTTTTCAGTTCCGGGGCCCCGGCGCTGAGCAGAAAGGTAGCCCAATATATCAATACCAACTCGGTACTGCACCAGTACCGCACGGTTTACCAGGTCGTGATCAACAAGGTCCTGCTGGAAAGCCCTTCCGGCCAAACGTTTACCTTGACCGACCGGCCCTGGTTCGGCAGTGGTCAGCTGTATGGCGAACAACTGGTCATCCATGACCTGACCACGGATAACAATATCAACGGCGGCCTCGTTAGGAACTTTACTTCCCGCTCCGGCTTCGCCATTAATGGGGGTGGGAACAGTATCCTGCGGGAAATGCTGGGCCTGCTGATCTTTTCAGTGCTGCTGCTGGGCGTGGTCATTTTACTTTTCTACCTGTCGATCCGTAGCCTAATCACCCAAAAGAAGATCTCGGATATGCAGACCGATTTTATCAACAACATCACCCATGAATTCAACACCCCGCTAGCTACCCTTGGTGTTGCGCTCAGCACTGTAAAAGACAGGCTCACGGGGCAGCCTGACCCGGTATTGGATAACTCGGTCGCCACCATCGACCGCCAGCAGCAAAGGCTCCGGAAACTGATCGGGCAGGTGATCTCGCATACCGCCGGACCACAGCAGCTCCGGTTGCAGCGGGAACTGATCCATATGCCTGGCTTTATCGCAGAACTGCTGGAAGATTTTAAGCTGAGTAGCCCGCAGACCGAACTGATCGCTGAATTAGACAGCCAGATAGCTGCAATTAAAGCCGACCGCTTCCACCTGACCACGGCCATCGTGAATATCCTGGACAACGCTGTCAAATACGGCGGCGGGCAGGTTATCGTTACCACCGTTGCGGAAACGGATACTTACCAAATCGCTATCCGTGACAACGGTCAGGGAATCACTGAATCTGACCAGTCCCGTATCTTTGAAAAGTTCTACCGCTCCGAAAAGGGAGATATTCATAATACCAAGGGCCTGGGCTTGGGTCTTTATTACAGTGAACAGGTCATCACGGCCCATGGCGGAAAGATCCTGCTGCAAAGCGGTACAGGGCAGGGCAGCACTTTTACTTTAATCTTACCCCGATGA
- a CDS encoding IS3 family transposase, with protein MKMQSCPRGLRGFCRLLGHSPQAYYQHQKLSGKKSLEEDLLIQQVLYHRTFQPRLGCRKLHVMMEPFMEGHDMYICRDLLFDLLRENDLLIVKRRRSQPQTTDSNHWMKKYPDLIKDIRLSRADELWVSDITYIRLRKKKFAYLSLITDAYSRKIVGFCMHIDLSAEGPLTALEMALKGRASDKPLIHHSDRGSQYCSDGYVTLLKSNTINISMTQSGNPKDNAIAERVNGILKQELLEDAYSNSNQAQCSAKIAIDIYNRMRPHSSVDMMTPEKAHTQTGPIKRRWRNLLNHPTAKVMA; from the coding sequence ATGAAAATGCAAAGTTGCCCACGCGGTCTTCGTGGGTTTTGCAGACTGCTTGGTCATTCACCGCAGGCGTACTATCAGCACCAGAAATTGTCAGGCAAAAAATCGCTTGAGGAGGACCTGCTTATCCAGCAAGTACTCTATCACCGTACTTTTCAGCCTCGGCTTGGATGCCGGAAACTGCATGTGATGATGGAACCATTTATGGAAGGTCATGACATGTATATATGCAGGGATCTGCTTTTTGACTTGTTGCGGGAAAATGATTTACTGATTGTAAAGAGAAGGCGCAGTCAGCCCCAAACAACAGATTCCAATCACTGGATGAAGAAATATCCCGACCTTATAAAGGACATCAGGTTAAGCCGCGCAGATGAGTTATGGGTAAGTGATATTACCTACATACGTCTGAGAAAGAAGAAGTTCGCTTACCTGAGCCTGATAACGGATGCTTATAGCCGTAAGATTGTTGGCTTCTGTATGCATATTGATTTGTCGGCAGAGGGGCCGCTGACAGCCTTGGAAATGGCGTTAAAAGGGAGGGCAAGCGATAAGCCATTAATACATCATTCCGATCGTGGCTCACAATACTGTAGCGACGGCTATGTAACCTTATTAAAATCTAATACTATCAATATCAGCATGACCCAAAGCGGCAACCCCAAAGACAACGCTATTGCAGAAAGAGTGAACGGGATACTTAAACAGGAGCTGCTTGAAGATGCTTATTCGAATAGTAATCAAGCGCAGTGTTCGGCAAAAATAGCCATCGATATTTACAACCGGATGAGGCCGCACAGCAGCGTGGATATGATGACACCGGAAAAGGCGCACACGCAAACCGGCCCGATCAAGCGCCGGTGGAGAAATCTGCTTAACCATCCGACAGCAAAAGTGATGGCATAG
- a CDS encoding S41 family peptidase — translation MMKKTIILCFILLHSSLVFCQQLSKADYLADLQYLKDTLPKRHVNLFAKISKADFDQTIAAMASRLTDPDMESFTVELFKLPVAIGDEHTHIEPVFTKAAPIRFDKFAEGIFVTATNSVDADILLYRLDGIDGHPIGEVISRFKAIIQSGNSSFFDSRFLHLINNPVLLKGLQLTGSTDETAFDLTAPNGKTIRRVIKSVAGADAGNLVLVTVKNNMLSKIKKGNYWKSYDARTGTLYFNFNNCQEDDAHPFAAFNDALFALIGQKKPKRLVIDLRDNSGGNSGVLTPFIDSIKSSYLNTKGKLFVLIGKQTFSSALMNAIDFKRNTNATLLGEATSGTVNHYGEVRGFRLPHTKIVIGYSTHYWENWKGHDGPLMPDVAISYSVKNYAKGIDEALVYSDK, via the coding sequence ATGATGAAAAAAACAATCATCCTTTGCTTTATCCTGCTCCACAGTAGCTTAGTTTTTTGCCAGCAATTATCGAAAGCTGATTACCTGGCGGACCTGCAATATTTAAAAGATACGCTGCCTAAAAGGCACGTCAACCTCTTTGCAAAGATCAGTAAAGCCGATTTTGATCAAACCATCGCTGCGATGGCATCCCGGCTGACCGACCCGGATATGGAATCTTTTACCGTTGAGCTTTTTAAACTTCCCGTTGCCATTGGTGATGAGCATACCCATATCGAACCCGTATTTACCAAAGCGGCCCCCATACGTTTTGACAAGTTCGCCGAGGGGATCTTTGTGACCGCTACGAATTCGGTCGATGCGGATATATTACTGTACAGGCTGGACGGTATAGACGGGCACCCGATTGGTGAAGTCATCAGCCGTTTCAAAGCGATCATCCAAAGCGGGAACTCATCATTTTTTGACTCGCGGTTCCTGCACCTGATCAATAATCCCGTCCTATTGAAAGGCTTACAGTTAACGGGCAGCACTGATGAAACTGCATTTGATTTAACTGCGCCAAACGGTAAAACGATCAGGCGCGTAATCAAGTCCGTTGCCGGTGCAGACGCCGGTAACCTCGTGCTGGTAACGGTCAAAAATAATATGCTTTCCAAAATAAAAAAGGGGAACTACTGGAAAAGCTATGATGCCCGGACAGGTACACTTTATTTTAACTTTAACAATTGCCAGGAAGACGATGCGCATCCATTCGCGGCTTTTAATGATGCGCTCTTTGCTTTGATCGGTCAAAAAAAGCCCAAGCGACTGGTGATTGACCTACGGGATAACAGCGGTGGTAATTCGGGCGTCCTGACGCCGTTTATTGATAGTATAAAAAGCAGTTATTTGAACACGAAAGGAAAGCTGTTCGTCCTGATCGGTAAGCAGACTTTTTCTTCGGCCTTGATGAACGCGATTGATTTTAAGCGTAACACCAATGCGACTTTATTAGGGGAAGCGACAAGCGGTACGGTTAACCATTACGGGGAAGTAAGAGGCTTCAGGTTGCCGCATACGAAAATTGTGATCGGTTATTCTACCCATTACTGGGAAAACTGGAAGGGGCATGACGGGCCGCTGATGCCGGATGTGGCCATTAGTTATTCCGTGAAGAATTATGCAAAAGGGATTGACGAGGCCTTGGTATATTCGGATAAATAG
- a CDS encoding FecR family protein, whose translation METQDNQLKALAEKYEDGLCTPEELKQIRDWYDSFEADGYPLPADQEIKRAAGEATTRAVNWVAAHQKQARIRKLWLPVLKIAAVLLLVASAGSLIFKAAHRTEQPIAWQKVSTELGVKKQVTLSDGSVISLNSGSTIAYPETFSNTTRELKLSGEAFFTVVHDPKHPFIVHTRQLRVQVLGTSYNIQAYPDEVNTEVAVATGKVGVWNSSEKIKKVYMLTPGERLAYNNTHKSYVKSNLRLADIGSWQQNVLDFRMETLENISKSLSREYGVTFIFKDRSLLSKRFQLKVKKESLANILKLLSISGGSFPYSISGKKVTIG comes from the coding sequence ATGGAAACACAGGACAATCAGCTGAAAGCACTGGCCGAAAAGTACGAGGACGGGCTTTGCACACCGGAAGAGTTGAAACAGATCAGGGACTGGTACGACAGTTTTGAAGCGGATGGCTATCCGCTGCCAGCAGATCAGGAGATCAAGCGAGCCGCAGGAGAAGCGACGACACGCGCTGTTAACTGGGTCGCTGCACATCAAAAGCAGGCCCGGATCAGGAAGCTATGGCTGCCCGTCTTAAAGATAGCCGCCGTATTATTGCTGGTTGCCTCGGCAGGTTCGCTGATCTTCAAAGCAGCCCATCGTACGGAACAGCCCATTGCATGGCAAAAGGTCAGCACCGAACTGGGTGTTAAAAAACAGGTTACCCTGTCGGACGGTTCGGTGATCTCCCTCAATAGCGGATCAACCATCGCTTACCCGGAAACGTTCAGTAACACTACGCGTGAACTGAAACTCAGCGGCGAGGCCTTTTTTACTGTTGTACACGACCCCAAGCATCCTTTTATTGTGCATACCCGCCAGCTCCGGGTACAGGTGCTGGGAACCTCTTATAACATTCAAGCCTATCCTGACGAAGTAAATACAGAAGTCGCGGTCGCAACCGGTAAAGTCGGTGTATGGAACAGCAGCGAGAAAATTAAAAAAGTGTATATGCTGACGCCTGGCGAGCGGCTGGCTTATAACAATACCCATAAAAGCTATGTAAAAAGCAATTTGCGGCTTGCCGATATCGGCAGCTGGCAGCAAAATGTGCTTGACTTCCGGATGGAGACACTGGAGAACATCAGTAAAAGCCTCAGCAGGGAGTATGGTGTGACCTTTATCTTTAAAGACAGGTCATTACTGAGCAAACGCTTCCAGCTCAAAGTAAAAAAAGAAAGCCTGGCCAATATCCTGAAGCTGTTAAGTATTTCGGGGGGAAGTTTCCCTTATAGCATCAGCGGCAAAAAAGTGACTATCGGATAA
- a CDS encoding response regulator transcription factor, with protein sequence MNKHILLAEDDPDFGGILKQYLELAGYQVSWKMNGAEALTFFKTESADICVLDVMMPVMDGFTLAEKITGIHPGIPFIFLTARNQKEDRLKGLGLGADDYVVKPFEVEELVLRLKNILKRTEPNETTVPELVQIGNYTFDYPSLLLRHETGDTRLTEKEATLLLYFCAHRDRLIKRNELLLHIWKSDDYFSGRSLDVFVSKLRKYLSADLEISLETVRGTGFEFRYPA encoded by the coding sequence ATGAACAAACATATCCTGTTAGCAGAAGATGACCCGGATTTTGGCGGTATCCTTAAGCAATACCTGGAACTGGCAGGCTACCAGGTCAGCTGGAAAATGAACGGCGCGGAGGCACTGACCTTTTTCAAAACCGAAAGCGCGGACATCTGCGTGCTGGATGTGATGATGCCGGTCATGGATGGTTTTACGCTTGCTGAAAAGATCACAGGCATCCATCCGGGGATACCTTTTATTTTCCTGACCGCCCGGAACCAGAAAGAAGACCGCTTGAAGGGGCTGGGCTTGGGTGCGGACGATTATGTGGTTAAACCCTTCGAGGTAGAAGAACTCGTCCTTCGGCTGAAAAATATCTTAAAGCGTACGGAGCCGAATGAAACAACGGTACCGGAACTGGTTCAGATCGGCAACTATACCTTTGACTATCCCAGCCTGCTGCTGCGCCATGAAACGGGCGATACCCGGCTGACGGAAAAAGAGGCCACGCTGCTGCTGTATTTTTGTGCGCACCGCGACCGGCTGATCAAACGGAATGAACTGCTGCTGCATATCTGGAAGAGCGATGATTATTTTTCCGGCCGCAGCCTGGATGTCTTTGTTAGCAAATTGCGGAAGTATTTAAGCGCCGATCTGGAGATTTCGCTGGAAACTGTCAGGGGTACCGGCTTTGAATTCAGGTATCCAGCCTAA
- a CDS encoding FecR family protein: MAKTPEITPEIALLQRYRAGTCTPEETRQVDEWFDAQENEGVPPLLRRRSVQEVNSAVLRAIRSPQRKRQSGFFFLKIAAVLLLAFMAGLFGYRQLYPAKELPVSYTTVSTKPGERKTIILPDSTRISLNNASAIRFAENFDGKTRTVSLTGEAFFEVHHDANRPFIVSTDQLHIQVLGTSFDVKAFPGEAQTKVTVASGKVGVYGTKLQTATKMLLPGQQLIYTNTTATFRTSQVNPDDQHAWQNGILVFKGENLKEIARQLERWYNVKISIPDANLQKEQFNIKQNNESLDHVLASLSLSGDGFHYRIKGREVQIW; this comes from the coding sequence ATGGCAAAGACACCGGAAATAACACCCGAAATAGCACTCCTGCAACGTTACCGTGCGGGGACCTGTACCCCTGAAGAAACCAGGCAGGTCGATGAATGGTTCGACGCGCAGGAAAACGAAGGCGTACCACCGCTTTTGCGCAGGCGATCCGTACAGGAAGTAAATAGCGCCGTCCTGCGGGCGATCCGCTCGCCGCAGCGAAAACGACAAAGCGGTTTTTTCTTTTTAAAGATTGCAGCTGTACTGCTGTTGGCCTTCATGGCGGGTCTTTTTGGTTACAGGCAACTATACCCTGCAAAAGAATTACCCGTTAGTTATACCACGGTCAGCACCAAACCCGGCGAACGCAAGACCATCATCCTGCCCGACAGTACCCGTATCAGCTTGAATAACGCATCGGCCATTCGATTTGCCGAAAACTTCGACGGAAAGACGAGGACTGTCAGCCTAACGGGTGAAGCTTTTTTTGAAGTACATCATGATGCTAACCGGCCGTTCATCGTCAGTACCGATCAACTGCATATTCAGGTATTAGGCACCTCCTTTGATGTCAAAGCATTCCCCGGTGAAGCACAAACTAAAGTGACCGTAGCCTCCGGAAAAGTAGGTGTTTACGGCACTAAACTCCAAACAGCGACGAAAATGCTGCTGCCCGGCCAGCAGCTTATCTATACAAATACTACAGCAACTTTTAGAACAAGCCAGGTTAACCCAGATGACCAGCATGCCTGGCAAAACGGCATTTTGGTATTCAAAGGCGAAAACCTGAAGGAGATCGCCCGGCAACTGGAACGCTGGTACAACGTAAAGATCAGTATACCGGATGCCAACCTGCAAAAGGAACAATTCAATATCAAACAGAACAACGAAAGCCTAGACCATGTCCTGGCCTCTTTAAGCCTCTCTGGCGATGGTTTCCATTACCGGATCAAAGGCAGGGAGGTACAGATTTGGTAA
- a CDS encoding RNA polymerase sigma factor, protein MKELPDKTLFTLVQDHDERAFAVLLERYSRRMYDLVYKRTRDDDDTKDILQDIFISFWNNRDKIRIEDSIYPYLHRSAKYAVIDLAIRNQRVSAYQNLLAKQDEPFIHPAENSLIADELKLQYEREVARMPGTMQQIFRLSRDQHLSAREIAAQLQLSEQTVRNNITLALKKLRLSIGSDQLIVLLPLSLYISSALTVN, encoded by the coding sequence GTGAAAGAGCTACCCGATAAAACCCTGTTCACATTGGTTCAGGACCATGATGAACGCGCGTTCGCTGTCCTGCTGGAAAGGTACAGCCGCAGGATGTATGACCTGGTCTACAAGCGTACCCGCGACGATGACGATACCAAAGATATTTTGCAGGACATTTTTATATCGTTCTGGAACAACCGGGATAAGATCAGGATCGAAGACTCTATTTATCCTTACCTTCACCGCTCGGCCAAGTACGCCGTCATTGACCTGGCTATCAGAAACCAACGCGTCAGCGCTTATCAAAACTTGTTAGCCAAACAGGACGAACCATTTATTCATCCCGCTGAAAATTCGTTGATCGCTGATGAATTGAAGCTACAATATGAACGGGAAGTCGCCCGGATGCCCGGTACCATGCAGCAGATCTTCCGGCTCAGCCGTGACCAGCACCTCTCCGCCCGGGAGATCGCGGCGCAATTGCAACTCTCCGAACAAACCGTCAGGAACAACATTACCCTGGCCCTGAAAAAGTTGCGGCTGAGCATCGGTTCCGACCAACTGATCGTTTTACTGCCGCTCAGCCTGTACATTTCTTCCGCCCTGACCGTGAATTAA
- a CDS encoding TonB-dependent receptor: MMRLTFMVLTILLSLTCTLLAFSGKAQDMDKTNISVNLKKARLGEVFDELEKQSGFSFTYPTRMANISPVSIQVKDQSLKEILQILANANKLKFTRINQMISVSEVPAPATPGKISGKVLDEKGEPLPGATIKVTETGTAIQSNVDGTYQFSLPPGSYTIEVSYISYQAKRVTGVLVTEGKLTQLDIAMQPAKNSLNEVVVTSGYKKASVEGLYARQKNNAAFTDGISAEQIGRTPDKNIGESLKRISGVSTIDNKYVVVRGLGERYNGAMLNGQLMPSTELNRKQFSFDIIPSNLVDNVVVSKTITPDMSAEFGGGLVAVNTKAIPTENFLSVTVGESVNDHTTGKRFRSLKLEGQEYWGGLSDHRKLFGNFDWKNTGEILALGKFATRNNVNYLKNTSEFNNNWGLSEFNPPPSPNFQLAYGHLFPKAGEDGKIGIIASASYRNTLQTQDIQMSRDGFANDSTGTFAGKRYGFTTNIGALAGVGYTNSHTKISLQSMYLRTLDQQLILGQGAHGDNGYQAALYDIATQTTLFQHSLKGEYSPNKEGIKLNWNVAYTNLDRQKPDNHIARVGIAQDNPSLDQINTSGPVDGGFETDGGAGRWWNRTGEKNLGWNADLAVPFKLNFIPQLSNTLKSGYAGWYKDRFLFVFNTTTLSDVSDNPPLSQAFDNEHVTGITYSRFGDDFHRKAALHAGYAMLDQKIGKLRLVWGLRAEYYNLNKVNGVLDSLFVLINQGQGNKYKYDYSDLTNREKNMQFFPSANLTYRLTPKMNLRLAYSKSIIRPDLRELSFFKEYDFELGGTYEANDPIHSTTIHNYDFRYEWYPEPGDIISFSLFYKDLDYPMEIYNLGGNRQYTLRNNKSAKNKGIELELRKSFAFTGLPVIKHITLYSNFTALDASVVPMTVCHVLKKVYTFY; the protein is encoded by the coding sequence ATGATGAGATTAACCTTTATGGTCCTCACGATCCTGCTATCCTTGACATGCACATTACTGGCCTTTAGCGGTAAAGCCCAGGATATGGACAAAACCAATATTTCCGTTAATCTAAAAAAGGCCCGGCTCGGCGAAGTATTCGACGAACTGGAAAAACAATCGGGCTTTTCCTTTACCTATCCCACAAGAATGGCCAATATCAGCCCGGTCAGCATTCAGGTTAAAGATCAATCTTTAAAAGAAATATTACAAATACTGGCTAATGCCAATAAGCTGAAGTTCACCCGGATCAACCAGATGATCTCAGTTAGCGAGGTACCGGCCCCGGCAACGCCGGGAAAGATCAGTGGAAAGGTGCTCGACGAAAAAGGCGAACCTTTACCTGGCGCGACGATCAAGGTAACTGAGACGGGTACGGCAATCCAAAGCAACGTGGATGGCACCTATCAGTTCAGCCTGCCCCCCGGCAGCTATACCATTGAAGTGAGCTATATTTCCTACCAGGCCAAACGCGTCACCGGCGTGCTGGTCACGGAAGGTAAATTGACCCAGCTGGATATCGCCATGCAGCCTGCCAAGAACTCATTGAACGAGGTAGTGGTTACTTCGGGCTATAAAAAAGCCTCGGTAGAAGGATTATATGCCCGCCAGAAAAACAATGCAGCCTTCACAGATGGGATCAGCGCCGAGCAGATCGGCCGTACTCCCGATAAAAATATTGGTGAAAGCTTAAAAAGAATTAGCGGGGTGAGCACCATCGATAACAAATACGTGGTGGTACGCGGCCTGGGCGAACGCTATAATGGGGCTATGCTCAACGGGCAGCTTATGCCGAGCACCGAACTCAACCGCAAGCAGTTCTCCTTTGACATCATCCCCTCCAATCTTGTGGATAACGTAGTGGTCAGCAAAACGATCACCCCGGATATGAGCGCCGAATTCGGCGGCGGGCTTGTCGCAGTCAATACCAAGGCCATTCCCACCGAAAATTTTCTTTCGGTAACCGTAGGGGAAAGCGTGAACGACCATACAACCGGTAAAAGGTTTCGCTCTCTTAAACTGGAAGGCCAGGAATACTGGGGGGGCCTTTCCGACCACCGCAAACTGTTTGGCAACTTCGATTGGAAAAATACCGGTGAGATCCTGGCACTCGGAAAGTTTGCGACAAGAAATAATGTCAACTACCTCAAAAACACTTCGGAATTCAATAATAACTGGGGATTGTCGGAATTTAACCCACCGCCATCACCCAATTTTCAACTGGCGTATGGGCACCTCTTTCCCAAAGCCGGTGAAGATGGCAAGATCGGTATCATCGCTTCGGCCAGTTACCGCAATACCTTGCAAACCCAGGACATCCAAATGAGCCGGGATGGTTTTGCCAACGACAGCACCGGAACGTTTGCGGGAAAACGCTACGGTTTTACTACCAATATCGGCGCGCTTGCCGGTGTCGGCTATACCAATAGCCATACCAAGATCAGCTTGCAGAGCATGTACCTGCGCACGCTGGATCAGCAACTGATTCTGGGGCAGGGCGCGCATGGCGACAACGGCTACCAGGCGGCCTTATACGACATCGCCACCCAGACCACGCTTTTTCAGCATTCGCTGAAAGGCGAATACAGTCCGAACAAGGAAGGGATCAAACTCAACTGGAACGTAGCTTATACAAACCTTGACCGCCAGAAACCCGATAACCATATCGCCCGTGTCGGGATAGCCCAGGATAATCCATCGCTTGACCAGATCAATACCAGCGGCCCTGTTGACGGTGGTTTTGAAACCGATGGCGGCGCAGGACGCTGGTGGAACCGTACCGGTGAAAAGAACCTGGGCTGGAATGCCGACCTGGCGGTTCCCTTTAAACTTAACTTTATACCTCAGCTGAGCAATACCCTGAAAAGCGGTTATGCAGGCTGGTATAAAGACCGTTTTTTATTCGTGTTCAATACCACAACGCTTTCTGATGTCAGCGACAACCCGCCATTGTCCCAGGCCTTTGACAACGAGCATGTGACCGGTATTACTTACAGCCGCTTTGGTGATGACTTTCACCGTAAGGCGGCACTGCACGCCGGTTACGCTATGCTGGATCAAAAAATTGGAAAACTAAGGTTAGTATGGGGGCTGCGGGCCGAGTATTATAACCTGAACAAGGTGAACGGTGTGCTGGATTCACTTTTCGTACTGATCAACCAGGGACAAGGTAACAAATACAAATATGACTATTCGGATTTGACGAACCGGGAAAAGAACATGCAGTTTTTCCCCTCTGCCAACCTTACTTACAGACTTACACCGAAAATGAACCTGCGCCTGGCCTATTCCAAAAGTATCATCCGGCCAGATCTGCGTGAGCTGTCTTTTTTCAAGGAGTATGATTTTGAGCTTGGTGGTACCTATGAAGCGAATGATCCGATCCATTCCACTACGATCCATAATTATGATTTCCGGTACGAATGGTACCCGGAACCCGGCGATATCATCTCTTTTTCCTTGTTCTACAAAGACCTGGATTATCCGATGGAGATCTACAACCTGGGTGGCAACCGGCAATATACCCTGCGTAATAACAAGTCGGCTAAAAACAAAGGTATTGAACTGGAACTTCGTAAATCCTTCGCATTCACCGGGCTGCCTGTCATTAAGCACATTACGCTTTACAGCAATTTCACCGCGCTGGATGCCAGCGTTGTGCCGATGACGGTTTGTCACGTCCTGAAAAAGGTTTACACATTTTACTGA
- a CDS encoding RNA polymerase sigma factor, with protein sequence MDHLSDTELLLLMQQDSEQAFAVVARRYQEQLYRQIYKRVGDEEDTKDMLQNIYISLWTRRYSLVIESSFAPYLTRAAHYAIVNEYLFRKKRAGFESAMAILDELVHPPVEDTLVAADLRQEFEHELLKMPKAVQEVFRLSRQEGLSVREIAIQLGLNEQTVRNYLSTALQSLRAYLKKDNIAFVLALASACWFGDL encoded by the coding sequence GTGGATCATTTATCAGATACGGAATTGTTGTTGCTGATGCAGCAAGACAGCGAACAGGCCTTCGCTGTTGTCGCTCGCCGTTACCAGGAACAGCTATACCGGCAGATCTATAAAAGAGTAGGTGATGAAGAAGATACCAAGGATATGCTCCAGAACATCTACATTTCCCTGTGGACCCGGCGTTATAGCCTTGTGATCGAAAGTTCCTTTGCACCTTACCTGACACGGGCCGCCCATTACGCCATTGTGAACGAGTACCTTTTTCGTAAGAAAAGAGCCGGGTTTGAAAGCGCTATGGCTATACTGGATGAGCTGGTCCACCCGCCGGTCGAGGACACGCTGGTCGCTGCCGACCTGCGGCAGGAATTTGAACATGAATTGCTGAAGATGCCCAAGGCCGTCCAGGAAGTATTCCGCTTAAGCAGGCAAGAAGGTCTTTCCGTCCGGGAGATCGCGATACAGCTTGGCTTGAACGAACAGACTGTTAGGAATTATTTATCTACCGCCCTACAATCGTTGCGGGCCTACCTCAAAAAAGATAATATTGCCTTTGTACTGGCCCTGGCATCCGCCTGTTGGTTCGGCGATCTGTAG